In Puntigrus tetrazona isolate hp1 chromosome 7, ASM1883169v1, whole genome shotgun sequence, the following are encoded in one genomic region:
- the maf1b gene encoding MAF1 homolog, negative regulator of RNA polymerase III b, which produces MKLLENSRFEALSSQLCVETGDAHILGRIESYSCKMAGDDKHMFKQFCQEGEPHVLEALSPPQSSSAPSPNLLGKSGEDGENPLSDKCCRKTLFYLITTLNESFRPDYDFSAARAHEFSREPSVNWVVDSVNSSLFSAVGEQFNSLGPELWNAIDQEINLQSCDIYSYNPDLDSDPFGEEGSLWSFNYFFYNKKLKRIVFFTCRSVSVLSSYGRSGFDNELDMELDDEEEVESFVEDRFPRALCV; this is translated from the exons ATGAAGCTCTTGGAGAATTCTCGTTTTGAGGCATTGAGTTCCCAGCTGTGTGTTGAAACCGGAGACGCTCACATCCTTGGCAG gatCGAGAGCTACTCGTGTAAGATGGCTGGTGATGACAAGCACATGTTCAAGCAGTTTTGTCAGGAGGGCGAGCCACATGTTCTTGAAGCTCTGTCACCCCCTCAGTCCAGCAGTGCTCCAAGCCCTAACCT ATTGGGGAAGAGTGGGGAGGATGGAGAAAACCCACTGAGTGATAAGTGTTGCAGGAAGACGTTGTTCTACCTTATCACCACCTTGAACGAGTCGTTCCGGCCTGATTATGACTTCAGTGCTGCCCGCGCCCATGAGTTCAGCCGAGAGCCCAGCGTTAACTGG GTGGTTGACTCTGTTAACAGCAGCCTTTTTTCTGCTGTGGGGGAGCAGTTTAACTCTTTAGGACCAGAACTGTGGAATGCCATCGACCAAGAGATAAACCTGCAGAGCTGTGACATCTATAG CTACAACCCAGACCTTGACTCTGACCCCTTCGGTGAAGAAGGCAGCCTGTGGTCCTTTAACTACTTCTTTTACAACAAGAAGCTTAAACGCATCGTATTTTTCACTTGCCGCTCTGTCAG TGTTCTCAGTAGTTATGGTCGCAGTGGCTTTGATAATGAGTTGGATATGGAGCTGGAtgatgaagaggaagtggaaagctTTGTGGAAGACAG GTTCCCTCGAGCTCTTTGCGTCTAA
- the wdr97 gene encoding WD repeat-containing protein 97 — protein MVIEEMESLKSSSPERTNDEKSCQMWTASTDEMNHGKRSPGILTHGLCHVLHLSCEDTVTHVTCGEGAAGFASLHSSGHVQFYYPDGRPRDLSFCQPLVIRYAGLTSTHLPGRLVGWGPGAILTILDAELNSLVHAVETMDVRVCKILERSNELVTAGKGNICVWCLTHLVCRKRVVEGLGRQVVFTHLALMTGRTEQGLRALAAYGGAVVVVDLTEGCIVEHKKNLHLREITGMVYCPFRDIVVTASDMTIRVWGPDWELQMSFVGHTALVTSLVLCPVSGLLLSSSLDGTLRCWRPEVGDQVQTMSISNVCPPPLIMGGPDSAGTFFSYSTNSVDFWIFNCLYNLHCRLDGVQRGPVHQILTPPTPPSFRACVVCIHGNSVVTVVAAETGEVLNRFQANGRIRCADYCVPKEILLVLTEDGVVTIANTLTSPVTILDEWHGIEHWDWSGGQMQANIGTVCCMVLYYDVKDMQSGQEEWRSLQMQRSHKAKNRFLVILGHCGGFVSVLNMHSGKVQFRTSAHNNQDICSMQAYLNSGYVLTAGEDKALLVWRVLPCAQQCLSLHFSVLCDLPPVFMALTGTQITLALQDPENDTYSLVQYCLERQRRSDQQPNEKHHNKITGLSACHQLSMFASSSQDGTVRIWDMENHLLRILKLNAEPECLAYCESGDLLLGITGDLYRIPRTQLLPLACRTQKWCPDSTLPKSWILSHESRTDSCHITKKDGPERHDRIKDPDFRGLMAIHKDLESLQKGEVECRRRKPANTQSKREAFNNYLGLIYKQPLDIRIPEEDMFDVYAILFPPKHPELPPLSPSPFTDGLSTRLHSPKTQSEPEEVQHLYNEEEETKKREEAGMHLKPIIKTPSIQKSPPPPSPVAETLIYTPQKPLPPIKSPTPPLTPPSEPAPTFLTSVPPSPPSAPPSPTTHLPEFLLQFVDEQWFQQMFPDLSCISSSLYPKDFCKHLLNYMMSCAVAQKNGILNSLLMLIQQEVLDKECLSTGLLACLENCIHKNMSREEQHFVGELLNVLVYLSPGGFDTIVELLAMLANKDVDLKALVLCVLQRLGVEEAELWLCPELESWNSLTKLKPNQHRSLRDMASHWLLTWTRKYKVHSGSVFLRSEGIQSIFAPVEVLKYFCSVQKGNRTRAPAPPPEGRKDAVIVPSESPRLKPIQRLGETYSMSRIREPQGHLLPPLQYRPVLMDFPRFLSLPVAHVTLSPFPFSLDFQNFQRPSPQRYFFLERSYVQYYR, from the exons atggTTATAGAAGAGATGGAGTCTCTAAAAAGTTCATCGCCTGAACgaacaaatgatgaaaaaagtTGTCAAATGTGGACGGCGAGCACCGATGAA ATGAATCATGGGAAACGTAGCCCCGGCATTCTCACCCATGGTCTTTGTCATGTCCTCCACCTCTCCTGTGAAGACACTGTTACACACGTGACCTGTGGTGAAGGAGCCGCAGGCTTCGCTAGTCTCCACAGTAGCGGTCATGTGCAGTTCTATTATCCCGATGGCCGTCCAAGAGATCTGTCTTTTTGTCAGCCCCTCGTCATCCGTTATGCCGGCCTCACCTCCACACATCTGCCAGGAAGACTGGTTGGCTGGGGACCTGGGGCCATTCTTACCATACTAGATGCAGAACTGAACTCTCTAGTTCATGCTGTGGAGACCATGGATGTGAGAGTGTGCAAG ATTTTGGAGCGCTCTAATGAGCTTGTCACAGCTGGAAAGGGAAACATATGTGTGTGGTGCCTCACACACTTGGTGTGTCGCAAACGAGTGGTGGAGGGTTTGGGGAGACAAGTTGTTTTCACACATCTAGCACTGATGACTGGCAGGACTGAGCAGGGCCTCAGAGCACTGGCTGCATATGGAGGAGCTGTGGTTGTGGTGGACCTTACAGAGGGATGCATTGTGGAGCACAAGAAGAACCTCCATTTaag GGAAATCACAGGGATGGTCTACTGTCCATTTAGGGATATTGTAGTTACTGCGTCAGATATGACAATCCGAGTGTGGGGACCAGACTGGGAACTTCAAATGTCCTTTGTGGGACATACTG CTCTTGTCACTTCTCTGGTTCTGTGTCCTGTGTCTGGCCTGTTGTTGTCATCTTCTCTTGATGGTACTTTGAGATGCTGGAGACCAGAAGTTGGAGACCAGGTCCAGACTATGTCCATTTCTAATGTGTGCCCCCCTCCTCTAATCATGGGAGGCCCAGATAGTGCTGGCACCTTCTTCTCATACTCCACCAACAGCGTGGACTTCTGGATCTTCAATTGTCTCTACAATCTACACTGCAGACTGGATGGGGTCCAGAGAGGTCCTGTCCACCAAATCTTGACCCCACCAACCCCCCCGTCCTTCCGTGCCTGTGTAGTTTGTATCCATGGAAACAGCGTTGTCACAGTTGTTGCGGCAGAAACCGGTGAAGTGCTCAATAGATTCCAAGCCAATGGGAGAATAAGGTGTGCTGATTACTGTGTACCTAAAGAGATTCTTCTGGTCCTTACTGAGGATGGAGTGGTAACTATAGCTAATACATTGACTAGTCCAGTAACAATATTGGATGAGTGGCATGGGATAGAGCATTGGGATTGGTCAGGTGGGCAGATGCAAGCAAATATTGGCACAGTTTGCTGTATGGTCTTATATTATGATGTTAAAGATATGCAAAGTGGACAGGAAGAATGGAGATCCTTACAGATGCAGAGATCACACAAGGCAAAAAACag GTTTCTGGTTATATTGGGCCATTGTGGTGGTTTTGTGTCTGTGCTTAATATGCATTCAGGCAAAGTCCAGTTCAGAACTTCAGCTCACAATAACCAGGACATCTGCAGCATGCAGGCATACCTCAACAGTGGATACGTGCTGACTGCAG GTGAAGATAAAGCTTTGCTGGTTTGGCGTGTGCTCCCATGTGCTCAGCAGTGTTTGAGTCTCCATTTCAGCGTGTTGTGTGATCTGCCCCCTGTTTTCATGGCACTGACGGGAACCCAAATCACCCTCGCCTTACAAGATCCTGAGAATGATACTTATAGCCTTGTGCAATATTGCTTAGAGAGGCAAAGAAGATCTGACCAGCAACCCAATGAAAAGCATCACAACAAAATCACAG GCCTCTCTGCTTGTCATCAACTGAGCATGTTTGCTTCAAGCAGTCAGGATGGGACTGTACGGATCTGGGACATGGAAAACCACCTCCTTAG AATTCTCAAGCTGAATGCAGAGCCAGAGTGTTTGGCGTACTGTGAGAGTGGAGACCTGCTACTGGGCATCACAGGAGACCTCTACAGAATCCCCCGCACACAACTACTGCCTCTGGCCTGCAGGACGCAA AAATGGTGTCCAGACTCTACATTACCCAAATCTTGGATCTTGAGCCACGAAAGCAG GACAGACAGTTGCCATATTACAAAAAAGGATGGCCCCGAAAGGCATGATAGGATAAAAGATCCA GACTTTAGGGGACTTATGGCAATACATAAAGATCTGGAATCCTTGCAAAAAGGAGAAGTCGAGTGCAGAAGGAGAAAACCAGCCAACACACAATCCAAACGAGAGGCTTTCAATAATTACCTGGGTCTAATTTATAAGCAACCCCTTGATATTAGG ATTCCAGAAGAAGATATGTTTGATGTGTATGCTATACTTTTCCCACCTAAACATCCTGAGCTTCCTCCTCTGAGCCCTTCCCCCTTTACCGATGGCCTATCCACAAGGCTACATTCTCCTAAAACACAG AGTGAACCAGAAGAAGTGCAACACTTGTATAATGAAGAGGAGGAGACGAAGAAGAGGGAAGAGGCTGGCATGCATCTCAAACCCATTATAAAGACTCCATCAATACAGAAGAGCCCTCCTCCACCTTCACCAGTGGCAGAGACACTTATATACACT CCACAAAAGCCCCTTCCACCAATCAAGAGTCCTACACCCCCTCTGACTCCACCCTCTGAGCCTGCCCCAACTTTTCTCACTTCTGTCCCTCCCTCGCCCCCTTCTGCACCACCCTCTCCCACCACACATCTACCAGAGTTCCTCCTACAGTTTGTGGATGAACAGTGGTTTCAGCAGATGTTTCCTGATCTGAGT TGCATTTCGAGTTCTTTATACCCCAAGGACTTCTGCAAGCATCTGTTGAACTACATGATGTCTTGCGCCGTGGCTCAGAAGAATGGCATCCTGAATTCATTACTCATGCTAATACAGCAGGAGGTGTTAGACAAAGAATGCCTCAGCACAGGATTGCTGGCTTGCCTGGAAAACTGCATTCACAAAAACATG tCAAGGGAGGAACAGCATTTTGTCGGTGAGCTGCTGAATGTGCTGGTGTATCTAAGTCCTGGCGGTTTTGACACCATTGTGGAGCTGCTCGCCATGTTGGCAAATAAAGACGTTGATCTTAA GGCTTTAGTGCTGTGTGTGCTGCAGAGGTTGGGTGTGGAAGAAGCTGAACTGTGGTTATGTCCAGAATTAGAGTCCTGGAACTCCCTGACGAAGCTTAAGCCTAACCAGCACCGCAGTCTCCGTGACATGGCCAGCCACTGGCTGCTTACCTGGACCAGAAAGTACAAG GTGCACAGTGGGTCTGTGTTCCTACGCAGTGAAGGAATACAGAGTATATTTGCACCTGTGGAGGTGCTCAAATATTTCTGCTCTGTGCAAAAAGGCAATCGGACTCGAGCACCAGCACCTCCACCAGAGGGCAGGAAAGATGCCGTCATCGTGCCTTCAGAGTCGCCTCG actGAAACCAATTCAGCGACTGGGAGAGACGTACAGCATGTCTAGGATACGGGAGCCTCAAG GACATCTGCTGCCTCCATTGCAATATCGACCTGTGCTGATGGATTTCCCACGGTTCCTCTCTCTACCAGTGGCTCATGTCACACTTTCTCCATTCCCCTTTTCTTTGGATTTTCAGAATTTCCAACGTCCCTCACCACAAAGATACTTCTTCCTGGAACGCTCCTATGTACAATATTACAGATAG
- the si:ch73-174h16.4 gene encoding leucine-rich repeat-containing protein 14, with protein MVLSLVNLCAREVVSDHGSSQYWLSCVPRELYRALLDAAFTHCRPLAVGELVQRWPERKLTVGGSRKAGECPPNRLCVQALLLAVVRGLTDKRCCLQVLDLSGLQCEDGRVEDSMGGWSLSVALCSMVLQARSAASRAHRRDGERERKRGLEAERDRGTIKRDRVKAGCGNSGEGGQGGHRVEEAEKMECRTNERRFPGDESVKGVRRRMEIQRRKTLSEGKSITSSNNSSLSDQDWDEVLMVHVRADLFVNSRSWERVRDALGQPGPLRLHCRYLRVEELSAPSIATLLGLLPQQDLLGVDIRYSSLGVSGLAMLLPLLAPFPQLHSLRLHYCNLDLQRTQPGQQGALQDMSKGLGSLKRLKRLCLTALRLPGHLRLLLSSLSQPLEVLELPYLCLTSTDLAYLSCSQHASFLRELDLSENWLDESSLPSLRRLLAQAESSLCQLSLCGCGLSDALLGVLLPSLSCCRTLRSLRLALNPLSRTGLLSLARTAAGIPSLRLLLYPNPLEEYEPGLPALPSSAQLLDWPLLEESEGRDLTLRLLDEVLNLRGRSRDLLVTSDLLNYSPDLTVDD; from the exons ATGGTGCTGTCTTTGGTGAACCTGTGCGCTCGGGAGGTGGTGAGCGACCACGGCTCTTCGCAGTATTGGTTGAGCTGTGTGCCGCGGGAGCTCTACCGAGCGCTGCTAGACGCCGCCTTCACCCACTGCCGTCCTCTGGCCGTCGGCGAGCTCGTCCAGCGGTGGCCCGAGCGAAAACTGACCGTCGGAGGCAGCAGAAAAGCGGGCGAGTGCCCACCGAACCGCCTCTGCGTCCAGGCTCTGCTGCTGGCTGTGGTCAGGGGTCTGACGGACAAGAG GTGTTGCCTGCAGGTGCTGGATCTCAGTGGCCTTCAGTGTGAAGATGGGAGAGTTGAGGACTCGATGGGTGGATGGTCCCTCAGCGTTGCCCTTTGCTCAATGGTGCTACAAGCTCGATCTGCTGCCTCCAGGGCTCACaggagagatggagaaagagagagaaaaagagggctGGAAGCAGAACGTGACCGGGGCACAATCAAGCGAGATCGGGTCAAGGCAGGGTGCGGGAATAGCGGCGAAGGGGGTCAGGGAGGACACAGAGTGGAGGAAGCAGAGAAGATGGAGTGCAGAACTAATGAACGCCGGTTTCCAGGAGATGAGTCAGTAAAGGGTGTCAGGAGGAGGATGGAGATCCAGAGAAGGAAGACTTTATCTGAAGGGAAATCAATCACCAGCAGTAATAACAGTAGTTTAAGCGATCAAGACTGGGATGAGGTACTTATGGTCCATGTCAGGGCTGACCTTTTTGTCAATTCCCGTTCCTGGGAGCGTGTCCGTGATGCTCTTGGTCAACCGGGCCCGCTGCGGCTCCACTGCCGCTACCTCCGTGTGGAGGAACTCTCAGCGCCCTCCATAGCTACTTTGTTGGGTCTCTTGCCTCAGCAGGATCTCCTCGGTGTGGACATCCGCTACTCCAGCCTTGGGGTGTCAGGCCTGGCTATGCTACTTCCACTGCTGGCTCCATTTCCTCAGCTGCACTCTCTGAGACTGCATTACTGTAACCTGGACTTGCAGCGCACGCAGCCTGGCCAGCAGGGGGCACTTCAGGACATGTCTAAAGGACTGGGTTCGCTGAAAAGATTAAAGAGATTATGCCTGACTGCACTCCGACTGCCAGGACACCTGCGCCTGCTGCTCAG CTCTCTTTCCCAGCCTCTGGAGGTGCTAGAGCTGCCGTACCTGTGCCTGACCTCCACGGACCTGGCCTACCTCTCCTGCAGCCAGCATGCTTCGTTTCTGAGAGAGCTTGACCTGAGTGAGAACTGGCTTGATGAATCGTCCCTGCCCTCTCTGCGCCGTCTCTTAGCTCAAGCCGAAAGCTCTCTGTGCCAGCTTTCACTTTGTGGTTGTGGCCTCTCAGACGCTCTCCTGGGTGTTCTTCTTCCCTCCCTGTCCTGCTGTCGGACTTTACGTAGCTTAAGACTGGCCTTAAACCCGCTCTCTAGAACGGGACTGCTTTCCCTGGCCCGTACAGCGGCAGGAATCCCTTCTCTTCGTCTGCTGCTCTATCCCAACCCACTAGAAGAGTATGAGCCCGGGCTGCCGGCTCTCCCTTCCAGTGCTCAGCTGCTGGATTGGCCTTTGCTGGAGGAGTCTGAGGGCCGGGACTTGACGCTGAGGTTACTAGATGAGGTTCTGAACTTGAGAGGACGATCCCGGGACCTTCTTGTGACCTCTGATCTTCTAAACTATAGCCCCGATTTGACTGTGGATGATTAG